The sequence below is a genomic window from Providencia rettgeri.
CTGTTCATGCCAAAATTGAGCTAAATAGGCAAAAGATCCCAGAATATCATCACGCATTTTGCTATTAGCAGAACGGCAAAAAATATCGTTCACTGATTCGAAGCGTTTTAGTATTTGGTTAGCTAGACGTACCTTGAGCTTAATATTCGTTGGATAGCAGACATGCCAATACTGGCGCGTAAAATCAGAAAGGATCTGCGCTGCTAAAACTAACTCTTTAGGTTCACCAGCATGCTGTAAGGTACGTAATAAGTGAACGATTAAGCGGAAATCTTTTGTCTGTGTTTCAAGCAACCGCAAACACCGACGTTGAATTTCTTTAACATCTAATTGGCTGTGACTAAGAGAGCCGAATTTTATCATTTCACTATCGATATACTCCCAGTCGGGGTCACTATCGTTCACAGCACGACACACCAGCTGCTCATCAAGATGGGCAAGCAACTGTTCTTTCCAAGAATAAGGGGTATTGTTTGTCATTATTTTTACCAGTGGCAAGCGGCTCTTAATGGTTTAATTTCTTGGGACATCCCTGAAATATTGAACGTTAGTTTTTCGTTATTCGTTAATTTCAAGGTCAATTTTTCGCCATTTAATAAACGCTTGATTTCATCTATGCCAGGTAAACCACGGCTTGATTCCAATACATAGCCATTTTCACGTAAAAACCATTCTGCAGTGAATTGCGTTCTATCGGTTGAGACCATGACACTGCCTGCATCTTGTTTATTGGGTAAAATAATTTGCATACGGGTAATGTTGTCGATGCAACTCAACATGAGAACAGGACGAGGAGGCTGAAAACCAATGGCTGGAATGGTCATAATGACGGGGTAATCACCATCTTCAGGTATTGAGACTAAGAAACCCGCACTATTTTCGACACGTTTCATTTCGTGTTCATAAGCTTGGCGCCAAGTTTTTCCCATTTGAGCGATATTAGGTGAAGTATTGGCCGCAGGCGTAGAGGACAGCGCTATTTTGTCATAGCAATCTAAGCGAATAAGCTGAGAAGATTCTAGACGACACTGGGTGAGTTCTTCAGCGATCTTCTGGCTGACATTGCTTTCAGCCTTTCCAGACAAAGTGAAGAAAACTGGCATCAAAGAGCAAAAAAAGAGTTTCAGTATTTTCATTTTATACTCCGTACTTCTTCAATTTATATATCAGCGCACGCTTAGATATGTTGAGGTGTTCTGCCATTGCGTTGATATCTCCCTTTAGCTCTCGCCGCTTGTTTAATAAAATTTCTTTTTCATAGCCCTCTACGGCAGCTTCTAAGTCGTTAATATTATTTGGATTATTTGTTGTTGGTTCCATGCTTGTGATTGATGCCGTTAATATGTTTAAGGCCTCATTGAGGCTGACTTCCTTTTCCTTCTGCAACTGATTGAGATATTGCAAGTGAGAAATTTTTTGTTGCGTATTTGCCAATTCAAGAATGCGTTTTAATTGCTGATGAAAGAGCTCACAATAAATAGGGAAAATGCCCTGTTCGAAATTTTCCAACTCTTTTGCCTGCCCTAAAAGAATAATGGCGCCGCATGGTTTATGGTTCAGATCATGCAGTGGTAAGCTATACAGCCCAGTATTAACTGGAAGTTGCGAAATAAAATCACGTAATGACGCGTTATTAATGTAGCTACCTTGCTGTAAATTCTTCCAAAATGTGGGTTCCCCCTTTAATACAAGTTGTATTAAAGGGTGATCGGCATCAGTAATATCAGTGTCTAAAAAATGGCTTTGAACTTGGAGTGAGTGGTCAATGTTCCAGCTTTCTAATCTATTTTCGGTTTTATTGACCAATGAAATAATTAGCCCGCTGAATACGCTGCGCGAAAAACTATATGTCAAAAATTGAACGGCTAGCGCTTCTATGTCATGGCACTCAAGAAGAGCAAGGGCATTTTTTAGTCTTGCTTTCATTTTTCTTTGTTAACCTCCGCAATAAATTCACCATTTTCCGTTGTTAAACGAATATGGGAGATGGTTTCATTACGGGCACTGAACTGAAGAAGTAACAAAGAAAGAGGCGGCAATAAAGCACCATCAATAATTGATTCTAAGATACGTGCGCCATTTTCCGCGCGAGAAGCTCGACGTAAAATTTCACTAGGGACGTTTTCTTCTAACTGAATTTTTGCATTAAAACGTTGTTTCAATAAGAGCATAAGACGCATCAGCTTACTATCAACAATTTGTCGTAAAATAGCAGTCGAAAGAGGTAAATAAGGGACAACTTCCATGCGGGCCAGTAGCGCGGGTTTAAAAAATGTGGTGAGCTCAGGATAAAGTGCATCTTGCAGCTCATCTGGCTTGTCCGCATAAGCGCTAATCACATGGTCACCTAAATTAGATGTTAGGAAGAATGCGATATTTTTGCAGTCAATAACTCGTCCTTCACCATCCGCTATCTCGCCTTTATCAAATGCTTGATAAAACAAGTTTAGAACGTCTGGATGCGCTTTCTCGACTTCATCAAGTAGAACAACAGAATAAGGCTTTTGACGAATAGCTTCTGTTAATATTCCGCCCTCACCATAGCCGACATAACCAGGAGGTGAACCGATGAGACGAGATACAGTGTGTTTCTCTTGAAACTCAGACATATTGATGGTCGTTAGGTATTGGGTTCCACCAAACATTAATTGGGCAATTTGGATCACGGTTTCTGTTTTACCGACACCACTTGGCCCTGCCAATAAAAATGCACCTAAAGGGCGACCTGGTCGGCGTAAATCAGCGCGTGCCGTTAACAAATGTTTGTGTAAGCACTGTATTGCTAATGATTGCCCTTTAATGCTTTCTTCTAAGTAGGTAGGAAGATCGGTAACAATAGATAAAGCATCTTGTGATAATCGATTTAGTGGCACACCTGTCCATTCTGCGATGACAGCTGCAATTTGCTTTTTATCGACGTGTGGTGAAACGAGTAAGTGTGTTTCATGCAGCTGTGCAAGTTGCTGGTCTAATGTTTGCAATTCCTGTTTCAGTTCATCTGAATGACGAGCCTCTTCGGACTGGAGCTCGGTATTTTCATCGTCTAATAATATCGAACGCAAAGTAATAATTTGTGAAACAAGCGCTTGTTGCTGTTCCCATGCTTGTTGTATATCGGAAGCTTTTTGCTCAATCGCATTTGCTTTTGATGCTAATTCCTCAAGGCGCTCTGAGTGATTATCCAAGCCAAGATGATGTTCTCTTTTTAATATCACTGTCTCCATCTCTATTTGCTGGAGATCTGTTTTTAATGAAGAGAGCATTTTTGGTGGTGAAGATAAATTGATCGCTGCTCTTGCACACGCGGTATCTAATACATCAATGGCTTTATCGGGTAATTGGCGTCCTGAAATATAACGTTCACTCAGTTCAGCACTGGCTCTAAGAGCCTCATCATCAATAAAAACATGATGTGCTTTTTCATAAATAGAACGTAAACCACGCATAATGATAATTGCGTCCGCAGATGTTGGCTCTTTGACTTGAACTAACTGAAAACGGCGAGCTAATGCAGCATCTTTTTCGAAATATTTTTTATATTCGCTCCAAGTGGTTGCGGCGATTGTTCTCAATTCACCACGCGCTAACGCTGGCTTTAATAAATTAGAAACATCGAGGCCACCTTGTTGGTTACCAGCCCCAATTAATGTGTGTGCTTCATCGATGAATAGAATTATTGGATGAGGAGATTGAGAGACTTCTTGCATGATGCCTTTAAAACGTTTCTCAAATTCGCCTTTAACCGCTGCACCAGCTTGTAATGCACCTAAATCTAAGGTTAGAAGTTCACACCCTATTAATTTTTCAGGGATTTCACCGGCGATAATACGCAATGCGAGGCCTTCAATAAGCGCGCTTTTTCCGACTCCGGGTTCCCCAACAACAACAGGGTTATTTTTTCGGCGACGGCAAAGGATATCAATCATAAGGTCGATTTCATGATCGCGACATAAAACAGGGTCAAGTTCATTATTTCGAGCTTGTTCGGTCATGTTTTGCGTAAATTTTGCTAACAATGAGTCCGACGCGATTTTGCCGTTATTTTGAGGTGCTTGTTCGTCAAAAGGTGATTCAGCAGACCCTTCTGTCCACTTATCAAAACTGAGTTTTAGTTGCTCCCGGTTTACTTGCGAAAGCATGTCTGCAACAGGCTTTGGGAGGTAACGCAATGGCATTTGTAATAATGTCAGAAAGAGAACGCCTGAGCGAAGTTCACTGTGGTTGAATTCCGTGGATGCAAGTAACCAACTGTCTTTCATCCACTCCACTAATAATGGGGAGAAACTCGGGTAGCTCTGTGTTATGGCTTGATGAGGTGGAATTTGAATATCTAATAATTCAGACAACTTATTAATATCCAAGGTACTCTTCTGGCTGATTAGGCGAATGTCAGTTAATGGTGTCTCAATGAGTTTCTGAAGAAACTGAGCAATCGTAATTTCAGGCTGTTGATGACTTACACAGTAGGCTGCTGCGCTTTCTAACGCATGCTTAGCAATCGGGTGTAATCGGTTTACAAGTGTTGAGAGATCAATTTGGATCATAGTGCGCCCTAGCCGAGTAAAGTATTAAGTTGTTCCACAATACTGAGTGTTTGGTAATTCAGTTGGGATGAATATATTTGATAAATAATGAACGCAAATATTGCAGTACCAATGATGATGTAACGCATACCTAACCGTTTACCTAAACGGTAGCGGCTCTGCTTGTTATCGCCTTTCTCAAAGAGAACAACTGGTTTCGGATCACCTTTAAGTTGTTGTATTTGTTTCTGTAAGCGTCTAAGTAAATGATTAAATTCATCATTCTGACCCGCAGATACTTTGTAACGACCGCGGTATCCAAGACAGAGACAAAGGTAGATAAACTCAATGAGGTCGAGGTAACGTTTGGGTTCACCTAGTAATCTTTCAATTAAAATAAAGACCTTTTCGCCCCCCCAAGACTCATTATGAAAGTGAACAAGTAGTGACTGTTTTACCCAGCCATTTTCTTGATCCCAGCCCAATCCAAGAGCTGTTTCATCAATGAAAGTGCACAAGACATAGCGGAACGAAACAATGGCCCCAGGCTCGTAACCTTGTATTTGTAATTGTTGTTCAATCGAAGTGATGTCCATGACCACTTGCTGGTAAAGTTTTTCTGAAAGTGGTGTTTCAGACATCGCTTTCATTCGTAAAACCATACCTAAAAGAGGTGTTGCAGCATCAATCATTGGATTAATGTTGTTACCCCGCAGTGGGATTTGGTAATTTTTTTGCGAAATACCACTATCAACATCATGATTAAGCAAAACATTATCAGTCATAGAGTGCTCCATCTCTTATTGCCCACAACTGAATATCTAAATCAGGGAAATTCCCAGAGACGTGGAATGCGATGTTGCCATCCTGTTGGATCCCTTTCCATTCATTACCTTGTTGATCAAAATGGAAGTAGTTATACCCGGAATGATAAGGTAATTGTCGTGGGGCGGTTGAAAGGGGAGATAAAGGAACCCCCGGTATTTGAACACTGACCAAGCTACGAATGTTATTTACCGTTGTTACTTTAGTTTGTTGTGGGAACTGTTTGCGTAATTGTTCCTGAGGCATCTGCGACTTAACTGCAATAATAAATTCAGCTTTTTGGAGCAGTTGTTTGTCATGAATAGTGGCCACTCGAATACCGTGTTCTTGGATCTGTAACGGAATAGGAATTGCTCGAGGCGTCAAGACAACACTCAATGCTTCACGGATATTTTTTATTAATGGGAGAAAGCTATTTGTTAAATCAAAGTGTTTATATTTTGCAATGGTATCGGGTAAGCGTGACGAATTCGTGAATGTTTGTAGCTCACCACAAAGTTCTAATAAGTCCCGAAAGAGTTTTTCAGGATGAATAACTGGTTCTTGCGCATAGTGCGAATAAAGAGGATAGCTACGGTTGAGTACTTGTAGCATCATAAATTCAGCGACATCCGCAACACCTTGCTGGCCAGGGGCGCCAATTCGGGAGGCAATTTGCTTACCCCGTTCATACAAAGTACCTTCAATCTCAGTGAGAAATTCATTCAGTAATAGCGATGCTCGAATATTCAAAAGGCTTGGAATATAATCGTCATCAAGCGTTATGCTTCCGTTGGCATTACGCTCTCTAATGCGGCATATAGGCAGTGCCACGTAGGCATCTAAGCCACTTTTACCTTGTTTAAGGATGGGGTTTAGTTGTGCAACATGGATAGTGCTTAAATCGCCATTTTCTGTATGTAAATCACGAACATTTTCTATACATTCGCTATAACGTGAAAGTAAACGACTCCCATTATGCTCGTTTGATATTTCGTTGACGTTTCCATTAGTCAAAGGAAAGGCGAGATAAATAATATTACTATCACTGTCGGTAATATTTTGTATATCAATTGGTTGAGGTGACAAGTCTTGGTTAGGAAAAGAAAAAATGGTACCGTCAGGCATAACACCAGATGCTTCCTTAATACCAATACGGCCTAAAGAATATAAATCGTTACTTAAAGATAAGTGACTGAATCCCCAAAAATGAGAAATAAAATTTTTGAGAATACTTTCTGTAACGTAATCTTGATGACGTTGTTGTTGCTGGAAATGCTGAGGTTTGATAAATAGCCCTTCACGCCAAATTACTCTATTTTTAGTCGACATATTAATCATCCTCTTCTTGTCTAAATTCGATTTCGTTTTCTCTAATGTGAGCTAAAATAAAGTAATGGCGTCCCTTACCTCGGGCTTTGACTATTTTTTTCCATTCGGCATTATCAGGGTCTGAATAATAGGCAATAATGCCGATATAACGATTAGATGCCTGCAGCGTCATCGTCGGGAAGGGCTTATATTGGCCAGGCAAGATAGTGTAATCTTGGTGATCAATATAATTTTTCTTCAGCACTTTCTCTAAGTCCCCATCTTTAGCTTCTATCTGGTCATGATCTAAAGAACCAAATAAAGAATCTTCATTAAGATAAACAATTTGGATATTTATCGGTGCAGCTTCACCTTCCTGATTAGGGTTAATATAGGGCTCGGCGAGGATGGTTAAAGCAACCGTGGATGGCTGATCTTTTGGATAGCCAACGGGAATAGACGGGTCTAATAGAATTTGCCCCACTTTTGACGCTGTCTGTAGCGATTTACTACACCCACTCAAAATGAAAAATGAGGCAAATAGCAATAACACTGAAAAAGTCCTAAGCTGCATTTTAAGCTTCCTCTATCCCTTTTCTTAATGCTCGGTCATAAGCATGGGAATAAACTTCATAGAATAATTTTTCAAAACCCTGTTGCCGAGATGAAGAAAGCTCTTTGTAGTAGTTGCTGTACATTTCCCATGCCCAGCCATCAGTCATTGGCGTATTATCTGAAGCACGTCGATATTGGGAAAAACGGTTTAATAAATGTTCTGGAGAAAAAGCCGCAAGCATTGTTGCTAAAGCAGTCGATATCGCTTCTTGATTTGCATGGTAATGCAACTGCATATTGTGCAAACTTTCAGTGACGGCGGAGGGTGCTGAAAGGTGAACAGGGCTACGTTCATCTGTAAACATCAATTTCATCGTATCTTCATAACTACTGTTTAGACGTAACGGATTATCTTCAATAGGTCGGAGTTGCTTATCTTGTAAACTCTCCTGCTGTTGCTGCAAAGCGAGTAAACCTTCAACAGCAGCTTTCATTGTTTTACCGAGCTCGATGAGAAAGTCATTAGCTTGCTGAGAGCTAGCTAAATTAAGATGGACACCTAAACCATGCATGAGAGGGTTAACGGCCACATGATCAATATCGGTCATGTGTTCATCTTCGAAAGGTGTAATTTTGGGTAAATCAATAAATTCTTGTACCATGGTATTCTCTTGATTATCAGATATCGCAAGGGTAGGTGAATAAGAGAGTGGGCTACTCAATAAAGAAGGTTCAGAGACGACGGATTGACTCTTAGAAATTAAACTGAGATTTTCATTTTCTAGCGCTTGTAAGGGATCCGCCGTGAAAGCACCTTGAACAGTTGGAACAAATGGGGATTCTTTGTTTTCATTATTGACCGTATCAATATCAAATAATGAATCTAAAGGATTATGATCTTTTGCAACAATCGATTGAGGTGTTGCTACCATCATATTTTGTACTGGCTGCCCAGTTAAACTAATATTGGTTGTAATAACCAGTTTGCCCACTCTGATTTGGTCTCCTTGGGCAAGTTTCACGGCATCAA
It includes:
- the tssJ gene encoding type VI secretion system lipoprotein TssJ; amino-acid sequence: MQLRTFSVLLLFASFFILSGCSKSLQTASKVGQILLDPSIPVGYPKDQPSTVALTILAEPYINPNQEGEAAPINIQIVYLNEDSLFGSLDHDQIEAKDGDLEKVLKKNYIDHQDYTILPGQYKPFPTMTLQASNRYIGIIAYYSDPDNAEWKKIVKARGKGRHYFILAHIRENEIEFRQEEDD
- the tssH gene encoding type VI secretion system ATPase TssH; protein product: MIQIDLSTLVNRLHPIAKHALESAAAYCVSHQQPEITIAQFLQKLIETPLTDIRLISQKSTLDINKLSELLDIQIPPHQAITQSYPSFSPLLVEWMKDSWLLASTEFNHSELRSGVLFLTLLQMPLRYLPKPVADMLSQVNREQLKLSFDKWTEGSAESPFDEQAPQNNGKIASDSLLAKFTQNMTEQARNNELDPVLCRDHEIDLMIDILCRRRKNNPVVVGEPGVGKSALIEGLALRIIAGEIPEKLIGCELLTLDLGALQAGAAVKGEFEKRFKGIMQEVSQSPHPIILFIDEAHTLIGAGNQQGGLDVSNLLKPALARGELRTIAATTWSEYKKYFEKDAALARRFQLVQVKEPTSADAIIIMRGLRSIYEKAHHVFIDDEALRASAELSERYISGRQLPDKAIDVLDTACARAAINLSSPPKMLSSLKTDLQQIEMETVILKREHHLGLDNHSERLEELASKANAIEQKASDIQQAWEQQQALVSQIITLRSILLDDENTELQSEEARHSDELKQELQTLDQQLAQLHETHLLVSPHVDKKQIAAVIAEWTGVPLNRLSQDALSIVTDLPTYLEESIKGQSLAIQCLHKHLLTARADLRRPGRPLGAFLLAGPSGVGKTETVIQIAQLMFGGTQYLTTINMSEFQEKHTVSRLIGSPPGYVGYGEGGILTEAIRQKPYSVVLLDEVEKAHPDVLNLFYQAFDKGEIADGEGRVIDCKNIAFFLTSNLGDHVISAYADKPDELQDALYPELTTFFKPALLARMEVVPYLPLSTAILRQIVDSKLMRLMLLLKQRFNAKIQLEENVPSEILRRASRAENGARILESIIDGALLPPLSLLLLQFSARNETISHIRLTTENGEFIAEVNKEK
- the tssK gene encoding type VI secretion system baseplate subunit TssK gives rise to the protein MSTKNRVIWREGLFIKPQHFQQQQRHQDYVTESILKNFISHFWGFSHLSLSNDLYSLGRIGIKEASGVMPDGTIFSFPNQDLSPQPIDIQNITDSDSNIIYLAFPLTNGNVNEISNEHNGSRLLSRYSECIENVRDLHTENGDLSTIHVAQLNPILKQGKSGLDAYVALPICRIRERNANGSITLDDDYIPSLLNIRASLLLNEFLTEIEGTLYERGKQIASRIGAPGQQGVADVAEFMMLQVLNRSYPLYSHYAQEPVIHPEKLFRDLLELCGELQTFTNSSRLPDTIAKYKHFDLTNSFLPLIKNIREALSVVLTPRAIPIPLQIQEHGIRVATIHDKQLLQKAEFIIAVKSQMPQEQLRKQFPQQTKVTTVNNIRSLVSVQIPGVPLSPLSTAPRQLPYHSGYNYFHFDQQGNEWKGIQQDGNIAFHVSGNFPDLDIQLWAIRDGALYD
- a CDS encoding helix-turn-helix domain-containing protein produces the protein MKARLKNALALLECHDIEALAVQFLTYSFSRSVFSGLIISLVNKTENRLESWNIDHSLQVQSHFLDTDITDADHPLIQLVLKGEPTFWKNLQQGSYINNASLRDFISQLPVNTGLYSLPLHDLNHKPCGAIILLGQAKELENFEQGIFPIYCELFHQQLKRILELANTQQKISHLQYLNQLQKEKEVSLNEALNILTASITSMEPTTNNPNNINDLEAAVEGYEKEILLNKRRELKGDINAMAEHLNISKRALIYKLKKYGV
- the icmH gene encoding type IVB secretion system protein IcmH/DotU, which translates into the protein MTDNVLLNHDVDSGISQKNYQIPLRGNNINPMIDAATPLLGMVLRMKAMSETPLSEKLYQQVVMDITSIEQQLQIQGYEPGAIVSFRYVLCTFIDETALGLGWDQENGWVKQSLLVHFHNESWGGEKVFILIERLLGEPKRYLDLIEFIYLCLCLGYRGRYKVSAGQNDEFNHLLRRLQKQIQQLKGDPKPVVLFEKGDNKQSRYRLGKRLGMRYIIIGTAIFAFIIYQIYSSQLNYQTLSIVEQLNTLLG
- the vasI gene encoding type VI secretion system-associated protein VasI yields the protein MKILKLFFCSLMPVFFTLSGKAESNVSQKIAEELTQCRLESSQLIRLDCYDKIALSSTPAANTSPNIAQMGKTWRQAYEHEMKRVENSAGFLVSIPEDGDYPVIMTIPAIGFQPPRPVLMLSCIDNITRMQIILPNKQDAGSVMVSTDRTQFTAEWFLRENGYVLESSRGLPGIDEIKRLLNGEKLTLKLTNNEKLTFNISGMSQEIKPLRAACHW
- the tagH gene encoding type VI secretion system-associated FHA domain protein TagH, whose product is MDKHQPIISFSITNSEQLESGYLPSATLTQHGGLIGSGNQCDWKIQDADGAISACQFTVFWKDQHFCLKVNSDSVYINHAIIPIHLDAVKLAQGDQIRVGKLVITTNISLTGQPVQNMMVATPQSIVAKDHNPLDSLFDIDTVNNENKESPFVPTVQGAFTADPLQALENENLSLISKSQSVVSEPSLLSSPLSYSPTLAISDNQENTMVQEFIDLPKITPFEDEHMTDIDHVAVNPLMHGLGVHLNLASSQQANDFLIELGKTMKAAVEGLLALQQQQESLQDKQLRPIEDNPLRLNSSYEDTMKLMFTDERSPVHLSAPSAVTESLHNMQLHYHANQEAISTALATMLAAFSPEHLLNRFSQYRRASDNTPMTDGWAWEMYSNYYKELSSSRQQGFEKLFYEVYSHAYDRALRKGIEEA